The window TGCATTCAAGAtgcatgctgcttttttaaaCATCTCTGAAACAAGCAAGTTTTCCCTTATCTTTCAATTACCTAAATAGCAAGTTCTTCATGGCAAATTGGATACATGAAGTGAAAACAACTGTCAGGTTTCCACTGATTTGTGAGTCATGCAAAGCACAAAGCACATGACTGAACTGATTTCACAGTAAGCCTTCAAAAGAGTTTGCAATGTATAGGTCTCTATTGCTCAGTTTGTCTAATCCATGAACAGAGTAGAACCAGAAAAAGATCTGAAACTCAGCACAAAAATGATTATACATCTCAGCATCTTTCCTGAGCTTCAATTTGAAGCTAGACGTTGATGCACCTATCAACTGTAGTCTAACAGTTAAGGCCTCATAAGGTACGTTAGCAAATAAAAAGCATTGACTTGGTTTTGCTTCCAAGCACACTTTTATAATACAGCTTTACAagccagggctgctccagcGGGAGCGAGTTCCCAAGATATCCCATTGCACTCTTGTGCTCAAGATATGCAAGGTGGCTAGAACATAGCTGAGAATTAATTCCAATTTTAGGCATAACAGCATTAGTTTCTAACAATAAGCCTACATGCTtaaaaactggagaaaaaataGCTATAATAAGAAGAATTTAtaaaacaggagaaacaaaaaagatgtCTGTAACTTTACATTACTTCACATCATCTGTGTAACAGAATACCTTTTGTATCTTCTGTAACATTGTATTGaattagaaagaaaacctgCTGTTATTTGAATCAAAACCAGGAgtaataaaatttcattttaacacATTTGCATAAAGAAGTTTAAGTACATTTACAATGACATATTAAAAGCCCTAAGCACTGAACTCAGCACATGTATCACCAAAAACCCCTACAGTCACAATTTCATGGTTAAATGCACCATAGGAACCCAAGCATCTCTTTTTGATGGCTTACTTTAATTTacatctttctcttcctccagaGAGATAGACTGTTATAATCAGTCATGAGTGGCTACATATGTACCAACATACAACCTTTAGAGTAGCAATAAGAAATGAAGTGCCAGACAGCATCAgtaaatactaattttttttggctttgttaCTACTTAAACAAAGCATAAAGAATGCATGTGACTCATCAAGTGTCCCTCTCCCCCACTGCCAAATCTCTGCTTCTATTCAAATTGCTTCTGAATCACTCTAGGATGTAGCTCAGCTGCTATCTACTGGCCACTTGAGAATACTGCCGGGTCCTGAAAGCATTACCCTGTTGCAATGTTGAAGTCAAAGCATCAGCAATTAGTTTTTGCCTTATAGTCTACCTTTTCATTCCATAACCATGTTCTGAATGGAGCTGCCAAAACCGTAAAATACATGTGGGTTTTATAAAACACTTGTAAAAACCTTGATATTGCTCAACagcaaattcctttttttcaaatataaacatAAATGCTACATAATGGTATCAAATCTCAGCATTCAAGTAAAGACTGAAGACAAGCATAATTAGCACAgacaatttctttcaaaatccaTTAAGAATTAGAATTTATAAAGGATAGCCCCAGTATGGTTTCTAGATTTTGTCCTATAAGAGAATTCTGTTTTGGCATAAGAATTCTCTAAAATACATacatgctgctgttttgcaCCCCTGGATACCTTACAAGCTTCCTGTTTGTGTTTCAAGAGTGCTGCTAAGCATTAGTTTTTCTGAAGAAGCCCTAGGTGTCTGCCTCACAAATCACTACCCAATCATTCATTACCTTAAATCAACAAAGATACTTTCTGTTATAGCCCTAATGCTTAAAGATGAAACCTCAGAACTGCAAAAAGATCCTCCTagaattgcattttatttttttaatctaaccACAGTACGTCTTCTACTAGTTTGAAgagatacatacatatattaatttaataaacaCAAGcccaaaatacaaattttagaGCCTTCCCAAATACATAACTGTCCAGATCAGCTTCCTAATTGAAGCTGTTCTATTCCttgagaacagaaaaaggaaagcatgtCAGTGAAGCAAATTGTGATGCCTGCCCTATCAGCAGAATTATGCAGTTGTTCTGCCTGCGTTTTCTGATGTGATTACATAGCACTATGTGCACCTGGAATATTTGCAGATTCGTCCTGGGTTCTCCTATTAGGAAAGAACAGAACCATTTTTGAGAGAGATATTTAATATCCTATGGTGACGGAAGAAGTAAGATTGCTATTGATGAAATTAGTCAGAGTGTTCCAGAAAAATGTGCAAAAGGTAATGTATCCCACAGAAAACTTCAAATTCTTTGAACTAAACTCTGAAAAGTTGAATTCACACCAACACTAATTGGCTGAAATCACTGCATAAATTTTAGTAAATTAAATATAGCTTCTCAGAAATAAGCAGGGCATGCCTTATGTGTCATATTGttaacagcttttaaataattaaGTTTTTGGATTTAAAGGCACAATTGTACTGCAGGGGTATAAGCAACTcgtgcagaaataaaaatatttctttcaggattacataataaagaaaagagatttctgCTTTATTAACTAAGTAGAAGATATCCTATTTATATATACCCATTGTGTCCATCCCCCCACAATGTACTTTAGGTTATATGGCATAACTTCACACACAATCTATAAACTGTTCCTGcagcatttagaaaaaaatattttaaaatgcttttttttgcaTGTCTACTCAAAATAGCCACACAACAATGTCTCAAGTTCTACTTTTCATATTCATCGTTAGAGACCAAGACTTAGGTACCTGAACATTTTTAGAAATGTCGAGGAACCACAAGTCCTGTTGAGTAGAATTACTTGGCATACTGGAAATTAAGGCACTTCATATAAAAACATACTTCATTCTAGGTACATCATTTCAGACATCCATTCCCAATGCTCTAGAGAAACGTTACAAAACAAAACGTACCAGTAAGAGGGGGTTTATGTGAATGCAGACGGCAGGGTATGCTGACAATTAACTTATGTTCTGGAACTGGGAGTACATCTTCAGATTTCCTGTTGTATAAATCAGAACAAGAAATATGAGAATGAGTATCACTGaatgtgatgctccagcttCAGATGGGAGCTAAGACACAGAATGTTCATTCACAGTCAAACTTCAGATAAGTCTACGGGAAATTAAATGTTGCTCTGCCATAATATATGCTTAGGACAGTTTATGAAATCACTGAAGCTTTATTCAAAACACGGTTAACAAAAAGCCAGCAAAGACATTGAGAACAAACAATGTAGTTCTACATGTTTTCATGTGCAGAAACATATCAGCATCTCCAAAATGGCATCAGTTTATGCCAAGGACTCACAGTCCAAGAGAACCTGTCAGAAATGGAAGCCCTGTTCACAAGGCTTTTATCTCAGCCAACTCCCCAACACAGACTGATGTAAGGAACAAAAGGTTTCCATTCTTCAATATTACTAAAGCACTATTTTTACTGCTATTTTTAGTTCCACAAAGATGATGCCGAAAGAAGATTTTGGGACATTACACTGTATTATGAACAagtgagatatatatatatatgtattagaTATATACATGTATTAAGAGAATCCTAGCAGCCTCAAAAAACGCATTTACCATAAATATCCTGGCATACCTTAAGGTTTCTTTTACGTCTCCTTGAACTCTCCCCAGTACAAGAACTTCATAGGGTTTTTTGTGTAAAGAATCCAAAGGAAATACAAATTCTCCAGCTCCAGTAATCTGTcacaaaggaattaaaaatagacAGTGAAAAATTTTCATATCCATTTCTTTGagacatttttctttgatcATAAAGAAGATACTGATGATACCATACTTCTCAAATACAAAAGCATGTGGAAGTAAACAGACAAATCATAATATTAAGTGTCACAGTGCAAGGCCTCTCAGTCTCcaagaaagcaacaaaacaaattgAGAACTTACTTTTACCCAGTGCCACTCAGCAAGTGTTTTCACAGACCAATGAGGATAAAGTTCATCCTTAACAAAATGTAAGTGCTTCTGTCTATTAGTCACCCATGTGACTACAAGACAATTTGGAGCAGCTAGTGCTGGTACAGGAATCTGCTTGATTTGACATGATGACAAGTAGCTGTATCTGTGTGCCAATACAGTGAGAAAACAAGTTAGGATATACCAAATACAAAAACTGCAAAGCAACACAAATGGATAAAGAAATTACACAGCCAAGGCATTTCAAGAATCATCTCCTGGCAGCACGTCATAAAATGGATCAAGACTGACACCCAGTGGCCAAATCTGATACCGGGAGTCTGATACAAAATAATTAGTGCATACGTTTTACTGAGTAGAACCTTTAGCTACATTATTCTATTATTCCCCAAAATAAAGTATTACGAGTTGTGACTCTGAAGATACCTAAAACCCCACGTTTAAGAAATATAATATGTAATTCAATACTCTCATCTTTACACCAGAACAAAGATATTTAGTGAAAAGTAGCTCCTTAGTCAATGTAACTTTACTCGCTTTTCAtagtaatttctctttttaacgAAAATGACAAGTGAGTCATTTACAAATGCGAGGGCAACACTAATTTGACTGGCAAGTTAAAAGGTCAGAAAGAGTAATCACTTCTCCAATTATTtgcaaaaattattatttctaagTTACCATTAATGATAAAAGTTGCCTAGGTTATTCAGACCAATTCTGCACATTTTTGAGCTAACTATATGCTACATCAGCATGCTATCCAGATCCTGTCTTGCTCTACCACTTTCCTCATTATGCTATTCTGCACTATTAGTGATACAATTCGTGGAACCTACATGTTAAAGTACCAAAAACATGGGCACATTGCTTACTGGAGTCAACACCCATCGTCTGGGTATCCCGGATCCCTATACAACGGAACAGTGAGAACAGCAAGAAACAGACAACAAGGACAAAATCCAGAACAATTAGACTGCCCAGAGATAACAATATtcacaaaaaatgcaaaatgcaaaacaaagatTAGCTGTCAATAAGGTAGCTAACAGCAGTGATAGCTCTTCACAGCTTTTGCCAGAGAGTCTTGCTGGCTAATTCATGCTTATGAATAACTATAATTTTCCTCTGAGTAACTTATATAGTTAAGAAAAACACTTGAATGAGTTTAACTCTGAGTTTCTGGAGGTTTCTATAGGGCTCTCCAAGTAAACCTACTAATCAGTCCCTGAATCTGCAAATTACATCTTCGTAACAAGCTTTGAAAGCTACAGTAGACATTATTCTAGAAAGTTGTAAGGCTGTATTTCTTGCCTGCCCTTCTGTCACATGGATATAATTCTACGGTAATCAAGAGAGCTCCACTGGCATAAGTGTTATGTTACTCAGTAGAAAAGGAAGGCCATAAAAATTTTAAGTTAATGACTTCATAAACTGCAGTACTCAGAAAGTTCCTACTGCACTTGAGGATTTTACTGCTGCATTATCACTTTCTTCTACACATCAGACTGAAGCTCAAACTACGActcaaattaaaagaaaaaaaaacagtaagacTTCTAAATAGGACCTCAGTCCTGGAAATACTCCCACATTTATCTAGCTTTATGCCCACTGAAGTAATCCTATTATTTTCAAATGATCTTCATGATCAATCTGCATGATCTGGGCCTTAGAAAACAGTGGACTCAGACTTTCCTTGTAAATCTCAGGGGCTAACATTCTCCCACCAGCTGGGTAATTTAACATCTACCCTTGCAAATACTTCGTATGCAAAGTATCCAAGCCATTTCAGTGAAGTCCCCAAGATGTTTCATAGACTTGAAGGTAGGCATGCTCCAAAATATTTGCTAGTTTAAGCTATAGTCTCACAGTTAACACTGGTCTTGGATTGCATCAttatattaaaatgttaatcaCCTTTTGCAAGCTAAAATGGCTTTTACTATATATTTTATAGTTTTACTATAAAATTTACCTGCTGCTCCTTTTAACAGACTTGTTCTCCCATGGTGGATCAATCACGATTACATCATACTTTTTCTTGTCTGGaaagtaacattaaaaataaaataaaaaaaaagacagtaaacTAGTTTTAAAATAGATCTACCAGTTAAAACTGACATGCAGCAAAACTGCAAGTTTCTTCTGATCTttcaaaaaaagaagttaaaaggcTTCTAGCATGCCTGTTTTAATTCAGATAATCATATAGTCCAGAAATGTTTAGGCTGATGTTAGGATGTTTATGTGATCTGAGTCAGATCCCTCCAAGAAATTTGGAGCATCCTGGGAACTCTTCTATCAGTTTTCATTCTGAGAGTGCAGGTCTCAAAGATTAAAATTTCTCAGTTTCCTTACAGAAGTTATGTAACAAGGCACCCAGCTGAGTGAAAGGCTGTATCCCTGAACGCAAGATTCCTGTCCTGTTTGATCTTTCAACAGGCCAACTAGGTCACGCAGAGCTTCAAACCAGCTCCGGAAAACTGTGTTTTGCACTGCTGCAGATCAAGAGAGACAGAGATCTAGACCCAGTGTATGAAATGGAAATTAATGGACAAGATGAAGAGAACTGAGGGAGTTTTCATGGGAGAAGCTGTGTTTACTTTAGTTGGAGGACAGAAGATACAGGACACATCAACAAAAAAAGGGActcttcaattttattttatccaCAGAACATATTTGTTCCTTCATTGAGTCTGATCCTAATTATTTAAACAGCTAGTAAGAACAACAGCTTTATATTTAATGTTCAGTAAGTATGCTTTCTACATCTTATCCCTTTATTAACATTGGAGATGCCATCTTGTCAGTGCATTGaccagaaatatttctcttctggcaagtgaaaaggaagaagaaaaatattaattaaaatggaGAGCAGACAtcctcaaaaaataaaaaaatctaaagtCATGGCTTTAGAGGGTAGAGCTGTAATCCCCTGATCTTGCTCACAGCAAGAGACAGTCTGATGAAGCTTAGCTGCTGCTAGTAATAATAAAGGCCAAACTGAAAGCTAATGGAATGGTGATGTACAGTGAAGACTGCTGAATGTAGTCAGCTTAAGACTTTCTGCACTGCCCATTAAGGCTGGGGATACTGGCTTGGACACCTCCGTATTTACTTCTACAAAGGAGTTTCTAATTCTAAAATCCCACCATTTCCCTGTCACTGATTTTGGCTTACACCTACATTCTCAGCTGTGAAATGTAGCAGCTAAGAAGTCAACTCACGTTGGCTACGCATGGTCCAGCTGGATGCAGCAGCCTCTCAAACTGTTGTCTTCTCTAGGGGACACTGAGGCTGGCTTCACAATCAGTTCACACAAATCAatttgggtgatatggtttagtgtgaggtgaccctgaccatggcaagggggttggaactagatgatcttaaggtcctttccaaccccaactgcTGCTGAATAGGATGAATCTGCAAGGGAACCATTGCTTTAAGATGCACAGTCTCATCCCTCTCCCATGGTCTAATCTAGCTAAAACCAAAGACCCACCACAGGAGCAGCATCCATGTATCATTAAATTTGTCTATTAAAGCCACACTCTGGGGTAGGGACCCAGCAGCCAAGCTAGTCAATTTAATGCATCTACATGACTTCTGTATTGACAGTGGCTCAGAACATGCTCAAACCGTTGTAATTTGGCCGAGATTTTTTAAAGGAGGCTTCTGGAGGTAGATAATCTTCCCACGACACAAGCTCCTAACCACTTAAGATTCCTTTGAAAACCCTAACCTATTTGCACAAAGCGCTTTGAAAGTTTGCAGTGGCATTTCCTATCAGTATGATGCTTTATATTACAATTTGTTCATTGAGTCACTACTCAACACTAACTGCCCTTCTCAGGCAGTTAGGAAGTGGTAAATTCTAATGCCTAAAGATACTTACAGTTCAGCAGAGGCTGTAAACATGAAATGTCAGACAAAAGGAAACTGCTTTTTGGTGGCACCAAGTATTTCTGCCCCATTAGCTCAACTATCTTTGCACAGTTTGAGCTGTTTTCTGTAACACATGACAGCAGGTCCTGCTCTAGAATGGAGGTTTCATCATTTAGCACTTGTACAGCTTTATGGTCACTTTCATTCACAGATGGAAGTTGCTTTGCCATTTCACATAATTCAGCCAACCCACAGCCAATGCGTCCAGGAACAGCATTCTTCCTGCAACTGGGTTCTGGAATAGTGCGGTGGAGAAAACCACTTTTGTGTCCTTCTTGCACTAAATGCAATGTGCCTTCCCAAATGAGCTTCCTGACCTGTGTAGCcataaagaaagaagggaaaaacaaattatCTTTCAAGTATCTACTTGATCAGGAAATGTGAtagaaatcaaaacatttcCAATCTGCAGATTGGGAAAAGGATCTTTGCCAAATACTGGGATCACTAACTCAAAAGCTACAATAGTAATGATAATAAGGCCATGCTAACTTTTGCTGTTGGTTTGAGGGTCGTTTTAAAAAAGTTACAATTAAAAttctggagaaagaaagagtgatACTACAGAATAAAGTATTTCATAGACAACAGAAGAGGAATATCATTGTTCAAAAAAAATTTTACTTTCAACGCAATGATCTGAAGCAAGTTAAAAGTCTCATTTAATTTGAAGTTACTGTGCTCATAAACACATTTCTGAGAGGTATGTTGGGATCAAAAAGTcagtattttttcacattttagttcactttgaaaaacaatagtttatgcattttaaaagtaatacaGAAGTACAATCAGCAAATCAAATTATTACAATTTGGTTTTGTAAATTTTCTAAGTAACATACCTCTCAAATAATCTGCCAGTGAGTCCAGGACAACAAAATTACTGGATCTATAAACAGTCTCATTCACTTCAGCATCTTCCCTTTCCAGCACCTTCCCTTAGAGACCTAGTTTACCCCTAAGTCATTGAACCTTTATGAGCTGTAATTATCAATgaggaattatttttcacttagaAGAGCAACAGTCCCAAGTACAAATACTTCTGGTTTCTAAAGCTCCTGATTATGGAATGCT of the Melopsittacus undulatus isolate bMelUnd1 chromosome 1, bMelUnd1.mat.Z, whole genome shotgun sequence genome contains:
- the METTL4 gene encoding N(6)-adenine-specific methyltransferase METTL4 isoform X1; its protein translation is MSVVHRLTAGWLVDHLSFINQCGYEICDSFVYRDGITLDTSVVSTRDCHSTSTFAVTSSSDGPIPGPEDAIETEGKPAKTRYMFREEFFDVSKPHIAAAPEEQLWQGCPEGSLTELKASSNKGEHQAETKNGVGDSVASARKKHKRKCVFNQGELDALQYHSKVRKLIWEGTLHLVQEGHKSGFLHRTIPEPSCRKNAVPGRIGCGLAELCEMAKQLPSVNESDHKAVQVLNDETSILEQDLLSCVTENSSNCAKIVELMGQKYLVPPKSSFLLSDISCLQPLLNYKKKYDVIVIDPPWENKSVKRSSRYSYLSSCQIKQIPVPALAAPNCLVVTWVTNRQKHLHFVKDELYPHWSVKTLAEWHWVKITGAGEFVFPLDSLHKKPYEVLVLGRVQGDVKETLRKSEDVLPVPEHKLIVSIPCRLHSHKPPLTGVLAEFLKADVECLEMFARNLQPGWTSWGNEVLKFQHMDYFTVLQHED